In Pseudoliparis swirei isolate HS2019 ecotype Mariana Trench chromosome 2, NWPU_hadal_v1, whole genome shotgun sequence, the following are encoded in one genomic region:
- the LOC130203008 gene encoding SCAN domain-containing protein 3-like, whose translation MSNKPMCLLCSESIAVMKEYNVKRHYKSNHGSFSNNFPEGSDERRRKVNRLLACFQRGQCTLSRFCTEQERAMIAYIRVAWTLARQKRPFTESETVKDGMLAVIDEMIVDEKVKASVTSSIKKVPLSDTSTLRRLELLATDVEGKLLENLRKAEFMSLAVDESTDCTDMAQLCIYVRFYDGVRVREELLGLVPLEGHTTDGAPALTSRVKGLVAGLAAVAPHMQFLHRIIHQAVLCAKLSGDLKNNMDTVNFIRSTSSLRHRLFRMLLADASAEHTDSLVHRDVRWLSKGKVLERFCELRREILSFLRTCKHFLERMLDEQFMAEVHFLCDIFGHLNTLNLEVQGREKSIADLVERLCAFKTKLTIFTEGCCTSHNSVHS comes from the exons ATGAGCAACAAaccaatgtgtttattgtgcagCGAATCCATTGCTGTGATGAAAGAATATAACGTGAAGAGGCACTACAAGTCGAATCATGGCTCATTTTCGAACAATTTTCCCGAGGGCTCTGATGAACGGAGGAGGAAAGTAAACAGACTGTTGGCGTGTTTTCAACGAGGGCAGTGTACCCTTAGTCGCTTTTGCACGGAACAAGAGAGAGCCATGATAGCATATATACGCGTAGCCTGGACACTAGCCAGACAGAAGAGGCCCTTTACCGAGTCGGAGACTGTTAAAGACGGCATGCTTGCAGTTATTGATGAAATGATTGTTGACGAAAAAGTGAAGGCAAGCGTCACTTCGTCCATTAAAAAAGTGCCTCTCTCGGACACATCAACTCTCCGCAGACTGGAGCTACTGGCAACGGATGTCGAAGGGAAGCTTTTGGAAAACCTTCGAAAAGCAGAGTTTATGTCTCTCGCTGTGGATGAATCGACTGACTGTACCGACATGGCCCAGCTGTGCATATATGTGAGGTTTTATGATGGAGTGCGCGTTCGGGAGGAACTACTGGGGCTCGTTCCGCTGGAGGGACACACTACAG ATGGAGCTCCTGCTCTGACCAGTAGAGTGAAAGGGCTGGTGGCCGGGTTGGCAGCCGTAGCCCCGCATATGCAGTTTTTACACCGCATCATTCATCAGGCTGTACTGTGCGCAAAGCTCAGCGGCGATCTGAAGAACAACATGGACACTGTGAATTTCATCCGCTCAACCTCCAGCCTTCGACATCGCCTCTTCCGTATGTTGCTTGCTGACGCATCTGCAGAGCACACTGACTCGCTGGTTCATCGTGACGTCAGGTGGCTCAGCAAAGGAAAGGTTTTGGAACGTTTCTGTGAACTCCGCCGGGAGATTTTGTCTTTCCTTCGCACGTGTAAACACTTCTTGGAGCGCATGTTGGATGAACAGTTCATGGCAGAAGTCCACTTTCTTTGTGACATTTTTGGACACttgaacactttgaatctggaaGTTCAGGGGCGGGAAAAGTCTATCGC